A window of Haloarcula marismortui ATCC 43049 genomic DNA:
TGCCGGTTCTGAACTACTAACTGTCTGTTTTTTCAGCCAGCTCTCCCCCGAGAACACACGTATTAGAAAATCTTCATACAACACCCGTGGTACCTTCCCGGCAACATTTATAGCCGTGGTCGGCCCAACGTGAGGTATGACAAACGAGGCGCTCGGCGAGGGTCGTTCCGGAACGAAGGGACGCGCCGGGTGGACACGCGAGCAGGCGAGTCGGATCGAGCGGACTGACGACACCGTCGCCCCCATCGTCTACCCGCCCCAAACCGAACAGATTCCCGAGGTCCATATCTGGGATACCTGGTTCCTCCGTAACCGCGACGGCACGCTGGCGACAGTCGATGGCTACCGGGTCTGTTTCTCGCTGACCGCCCCATCGGACCTGTTGCCCGGTAAGCGCCACGATGTGGCGACCATCCGCTGTTTCTACTCCGACGACGGTCGCAACTGGCACAACGCCGGCCCGGTGTTCGAGGAGCCGCTGGGCCAGCGCCAGTGGGCCGGGTCGGCACTGTATGACGACGACGGCAGCGTTTATTTGTTCTACACTGCGGCCGGCGAGGAAGGGGCCGAAGACCTGACCTACACACAACGCATCGTCGGCGCGGGCGGCGGCAGTATCGACACGGCTGACGGCTTCGCGCTCTCGGGCCCGTGGACCCACCACGAACTGCTCCAGCCCGACGGCGACCGCTACGAGCGCGAAGACCAGTCCCGCAGGATGATATACACCTTCCGCGACCCGTGGTTCTTCGAAGACCCCGAAACGGGCGAGACGTGGCTCCTGTTCGAGGCGAACACGCCAGTACCGGAGGGCAGCGACGTCTGTGGTGGCGACGACGCGCTACAGGAATTTAACGGGAGCGTTGGCATCGCTCGCTCGCCGACGGGCGACCCGCTGGCGTGGGAGCTCGAAGACCCACTGCTGGACGCTGTGGGCGTCAATCAGGAACTCGAACGACCCCACGTCGTGTATCGGGACGGCCTCTACTACCTCTTTATCTCCAGCCACCTCCACACGTTCGCGCCGGGCCTTGAGGGGTTCGACGCGCTGTATGGCTTTGTCGCCGAGGACCTCCGCGGCGATTACGTCCCGCTAAACGAGTCGGGCCTCGTCGCTACGAACCCCGAAAACGCGCCGTTCCAGTCCTACTCGTGGATGGCGTTTCCCCACAGCGACGAGGTGCTGGTCCAGAGCTTCTTCAACTACTACGACTTCGACGGCGAGACGCTGGACGAAATCGCCCATCTGTCCGAGTCTGAGCAGATGCGCCGGTTCGGCGGCTCACTCGGCCCGGCGCTCCGGCTTGAGGTGGAGGGGAGCCGGACACGCATTATCGGGTCGCTTGGGCACTGGCACATCCCACTGGCGGGCGAGACGCTCCCACTGACGGACCGAGAGCTGATTCGGCGCGGGAAACACAACGATACCAGTACCGGTGGCTACGCCGCGCGAACCGAGGCTGAGCGGAAGTAAAGCGTCTCAAAGCGGTCTTTTCACAGGAATTCGGCCGGGACTGTCTACCAGACAGAGTCCAGTTCCCAGACGTCCAGCGACGCGATAGTCGCGTGCCCGTCCTCGGCCGACAGCGAGATGCCGGTGGCGTCCTCGCGGGTCGGGTACACACGGCTGGTCAGGCAGTGCCGTTCGTTGGCGAACACCTCAACAACGCTCCCGTCGACGAAGACACGCAGCGACAGCGGCGCGTCGTACGGTCGGACTCGCATCGTCTGGGTGTCGCCGGTTGCCTGCGGGTCAGTGCTTGAGGCCGACCGGTCGACGGCGATTTCGCTCTCATACGAGTATCGAATCGGCGTCCGTTCCTCGCCGTCCGGCGATTCGAGGACGGACAGCTCGACGGCTTCGGCGTCTTCCAGACGGACGGTAGCGCGGAGCTCGAACGACCGGCTCTCGACCGGCAACTGCTCGGTATCGCCGGCATCGAGGCGCACCACGTCGTAACTGGTGTTGTCGCCGCGTAGCTCGGTGAGTTCGGGGGCCGGCCGCTGGCACAGGCCGCCGTCGTCGGCCAGCGACAACTCCCGGGGCAGCGACATCGCGCCGGACCAGCCGGCGTCCCACTGCCCGCTCACGTCGCGGGCTTCAGGAAGCCATCCCCATGTCAGGATGCGGCCGTCGTCGGTCCACATCGACTGCGGGGCGTAGAAGTCGCCGTGGTCGAGCTTGTCGCGCCGGTCGACATCGAACTCGCCGTCCTCATAGGTGCCGAGGAAGTACACCACGTCCTCGTAGTTCGAGATGTGGAGGAGCTGTCTGTCGCCGAAATCGAGTAGTTCCGGGCACTCCCAGACAGTCCCGGCGGTGTCGCGGTCGCCAGCAAGGATCGGCCCCTGGTACTCCCAGTTCCGGAGGTCGGCGGACTCGTACAGCAGCGCCGCGCCGCCGCCGCCCTCGATACCGGCTCCGATGAGCTGGTGCCAAGTTTCGTTCTCGCGCCAGACGCAGTGGTCCCGGAACTCTCCCTCCCAGTCCTCGGTGCGGAGCACTTCCGGTTCGGCCGGTAGCTCCTCGATGATGGGGTTGTCCGGGTCCTTGTCCCAGGCCGTAAGGTCGTCGTCCGCAGCGGTGGCGATACAGGGGAGCTGGCGCTTGTCGCGGCCGCCCGTGTACAGCACGGTCGGAACGCCAGCGTTGTCGACCGCACAGCCGGACCAGCAGCCATCCCGGTCCGGCCCGTCGGGCGAGGGCGTGAGCGCGACGGGGCGGTCCTCCCAGTGGACGAGGTCGTCGCTGACGGCGTGGCCCCAGTGAATCGTGTTGTGAAACGGTCCGGCGGGGTTGTACTGGTAGAACAGGTGATAGCGACCGTTCCAGTGGATGAGCCCGTTCGGGTCGTTGAGCCAATTTGCCGGCGGCGTCACATGATAGGACGGACGACTCGGGTCGTCGTCGAGACGCTCGCGCAACTGCCCGAACGTGTCAACATTCTTCGGGCGGCCGGTCAGCGGGTGCCGTTCGTCTGCCGCCAGAAACGCCAGTGCGTTCTCGATGAGCGTCTCGCGGTTGCCCTGACACACGTCGTGGGTCGGCTGTGCGAACGCGACGGAGGACCCGATGCCCAGTACCTGCCCGTCGCCGGGCTCCCAGGAGAGTATCGCCATCTGTTTGACTACATCGGTGTCGCCCCGGATTGTGCTCGCGAGCACGTCCCCTGACCGGGGCGCGATAGACTCGTATCTCGCGTAGGGTATCGTGACACCGGCACCGCGGGTGTGAACGCGAAGGGTGTCGTAGTCTGCGTGAATCGGGTGGTCGTCGTACAGCGCCTGCCAGAGGTGGCCGGTCGGCTCCGGAACCTCTTCCCAGCCGGTGGCGTCTGGCGCGACCTCCTCGAACCCCAGCGGTTCGACAGCCGGGAGCGCACTCAGCGTCAGCAGGAGGGTCCCGCCGTCGCGAACGTACGCAGCCAGCGCCGGTGCGTCAGCCAGCGCGCGCTCGTCGAACAGTTCATCCCGATGCCACCAGAGGACGTCGTATTCGGTCGGCTCGACCGAAGAGAGTGCACATCGCTCCGCACCGTCGACCGCCTCCTGACACCAGTCGTACGCCGTCGCCTGCTCGTCCGTACAGGCGTCGACGTAGAGACAGCCGATGCGTGACGAATCTGCCATTGCCTCGTTATCTCCTCCTGAAATATAAAAAGATTCGGCAATCGTTTCTGAACGAATATGCACACTCTTGTGGGCACCATCGTTGATGTGGGCAGCAAGGCGCTCGGCGACACATCGCCGGCCGACGCAGGAGCGCCAGCACGGGCCGCTGTCGAAGTCAGGAACCGTTCGGAAAAGAGAGTCAATAGCCAGAGTAGTGGCTGACAGTGGACTATCGATCAAAAAGCGGACGGGACCGGTCAGTGGACGCGGGCGTTGCGGGCTTCAGCCTTCCAGTCGATAACGGTTTCGTGACAACTGGGACAGACAAACTCGGTGAGTTTTGTTGTCTGGTCATTGTATGACATCCGCGTGCCACAGTTGGTGCAATCCATTATAATTGTATATATTCTACTGAAGGATATAAATTTTCTCCTGACCATAGTCGGTCTGGGCGGTAGACAGGCTGTAACAGCCGCTTAGTGGCAGTACATCACATGAGGGGTGGTAAACAGCCACAATTAATAACGAGAGTTGACGGTTCTCCGAAGCGGCTAGCGAGAACAGGGATGGGGAAAGACACAGTCGCTGGGCCCGTTCCGCGTCCGTCAGCCGGTTGTCTGACTTGGCTTTAGGTGTCAGGCTCCTGTAGCCGAGTGTATGCCACGTACCCAACTCGGTGGGGGGTCGTCGCAGGAGCGGCAGGGTGGTGGTCTCTCGACCGGCGCGACCAGCCTCGGAATCGACACTGACGTATTCGAACTGCTCTCGGCCGATCGCGGTCACAAGATGGGACAGTCCGAGCCCAGAATCGAGCGGTGGCTGGACTGCTGGCGGAATCCCTAGTTGGTCTCGACGAGACGCGCCGCGATCCGCTGTGCGCCGATGGTCGGCGCGATGTCCGGTTCGTCGGCAGCGATGACATCAATGTCGCGGTTCAGCTCCGCACTGAGTCGTTCTTCGAACTCGTCGACGATGCCGGGGATGCAGGCCATACCGCCGGTGATGGCGATCGGGCGGTCCAGCGCGAGCTGGTACACTTTCATGTAGTCGTTTGCCAGCTCCGGCAGGAACGTGTTCGCCAGTTCGTCGACGGCGTCGTCGAGGTACTCGTTGACCGCGTCCATCACCGAGCGCTCGATAGTGAACTCGTGTGAGCCGCCGCCGGGCTGCTGGATGATATCGGTGAACGGTTCGAAATCGACGAAGTCGGCGTGTTCTTCCTTGTATTCTCGGGCAGTCTGGTTGTCGATGTTGACACGGCCCTGCGTTTCTTCCTCAACGTAGTTGGCGATCATCCGGTCGACTTCGTTCCCGGTCACCGCGCCCGTCGTGAAAGGGGAGAGCTGCTCGCCGCGACGGTACGCGGAGGCTTCGAGGTTCGTCGACCCCATGTTGACAGCGACGAATATCTCGTCGATAGCTTCAAGATCGTCGCCAAAGGCCGGGATAGAGCCACACAGCGACTCCGGATAGCTCTCGACGAGGTCCAGCCCGATAGAGGAGTTCTCGATGACGTTCTGCAGGTTCTCCAGTCCGGTCGGATTGTCGATAGTCGGGATGGCGTACACGACGCCGCTGTTTGCCGGGATGTCGTGTTCCTCGATGATGGCCTCGAAGAACGTTTTGGTCATCTCGGCCCGGTCAGCGTCCTCGGGGAGCCCCGACCGAAGCATGTACTCGACGCGGTCCGGATACTCGCGGGCTGCTTCTTCGCCGTAGAGGATCTTCTCCTCGCCGGTCAGGGCGTCCTCGTACGTCGCCATGCACGTCAGTGTCTTGATAATCTGGTTCTCCGTGCCGTGTTCGCCCGGCAGGGCAATGACGGTCCGGGTGCTCCCGAGCTTGACCCCGACCGGAACAGCGGCAGCGCCGTCTGACGACACACCGGCGTCCGATTCGGACCCGGTGTCGTCGTCCGCATCCTCGTCACTCATATACGGTCGTCCTTGTCGACCGCCCGATATATATCCTCTCCCTAGTATTCAGGACTGATAGCTGTCCCCTCGGGGAGCTGATACCGAATCCCGCTCAATAACAGGAATTCGGTGGAAAGAATTGGTCCTGAAAACGGACGTTACGTCATCGCAGTGAGCTTCGCAATATAGACGAGACTTAGCATATGGTCGTCAACGCTCAGTTCGTTGTCGTCGTTGGTCGCGGACTCGTCGATACCAAGCAGGTAATCCGAGAGGTCGTCCTGTACGTCCTCGGTTAGCCAGTCGATCGAGCGATAGTAATCGAGCGCTTCGTCGGCTCCCTTATACCCGGAGTGCATCAGGAGGAACTCAAGCCACTCGAAGACCACGAACTCCGCGGCGTAGGTCTCGGGCAGTGCTTCGAGATAGGGCTTCTCCTGTGCGTCACCACTGAGGAACGGCAGCAGTTCACGGTACAGCCCGGAGCGGAACGAACTCCCTGCAAGCACCTCTTCATCGGCGTCGTCAAGCCCCATGTCAAGGTCCGTCGGGTCCGGGACGTCCTCGTCGCCCATCCCGTTGCCCCGCTGACGAGCCATCTTCCGTAACTCGTCGAGGTCGTAATCGCGCGGGTTGATGGTCATGATACTGACCCTTCAATCTACACAATCATAAATCTTGCACACCGTCAGACGGCCGTCATGCACACGCTCGCGGGTGTTTCCGTCTCGTCCGCGTTCCGTCCCCCAGTTGCGACGTTGATAATCGGGACCACATTTTTATAGTGGCTCGGAGTCGACCTGTGGATACTTGGATGATGAACCGGCAATCAGAAACCGGTCCAGCCCGCTTCTGTGTGACCAACGCGAAAGGCGGGACCGGAAAGACGACAGTTGCTATCAACGTAGCCGGTGCACTGAACGACCGCGGCCGGGACGTCCTCTTTATCGACCTCGACCCGCAGGGCAACGCCACGGAAGGCGTCGGCCTCGTCGAGGCGTACGACGCCGACCCGCCGACGCTGTTCGACGCACTGACCGGCGACCCATCGGCGCTGGGTGAGCTAATCTGCGAGGGCGAGGAAATGGACGTGATCCCCTCTAGCATCGATATGCTCCAGGCCGAACACGAACTGACCATCGCCGACCTCATCGCCCGGGTCAACACCCAGGGCGGGGATATCGACCAGGCCGCGCTGGCTTCGTTCGCTATCAACATCACGCCGGAGATGGTCACAGGGTCACACGCGCTCGATACGCTCGACCGGGCGCTGTCGACACTCGATGCCGACTACGACTACGTTATCATCGACTGCCCGCCGTTCTACGGGAAGCTGACCGACACCGGCATGTACGCCGCACAGAACGTCCTCATTCCGGCACTGACTGAGGCCACCTCCGAGCGAGCCATCGAACTGTTGATGGACCAGATGGCCGCAATGGAGCGCCAGACCGACGCGTCGATCAACACGCTCGGCGTCGTCGCCAACCGGGTCGAAACGACATCCGAAGACGAGACGATGCTCGAATGGTTCAACATGGCGTTCCCGGACAGCCCCGTCTGGGAGGTCCGCAAACGGGTAGCGCTGCAGCGCGCGTTCAGCGCCGGCCAGTCTATCTTCGCGACCGAGGAATCGTGCGACATGGCGGCTGTCTTTGAGGACATCGCCGAAGAACTCGACGAGCAGTTCGGCTTTACCGACACAGAGGTACCAGCATGAGTGACGACGAACGCATGGACAGAGCGGAGCGCATCCGACAGATGCGCGAGGGGAACAAGGCAGAAACTACCGACGACACCGCGGAGTCGGACGAGGCCTCCGCGGACGGGTCCGGCAAACAGCCCGACGATGAGGGCGAAACCGAGGCGACGGCGGGCGAGGCCGCCGACGCGGAACCGGCGACCGCCGCCAGCGATGACGCATCTAACGAAGCGGCTGCGGCCGATGGACAGGTTGCCAATGACGGCGACACCGACACTGACTCCGACAGCGCCGCCACTGACCAGAGCGACACCGACGCGATGGCCGCCGCACAGCGAGCGGCAGAGGCCTCCGCACAGATGACCCCTGAGAACGTCGACGCCGGTGTTGCCGACCAGCCGACGGATGACCTGTCGGCGTCGGCCAGCCCGATGCAGGGGCCGACTGGCGTCGAGTTGCCGGACCAGGAACTCATTGAGGAGGCGATGGCGTCGGACAACACCGCCACAACCGAGGGTGGTGCTCGCGCCGCGGCTATCGACGACGACGCGACCCAGACAGAAGAACTGGTCCGGGTACTCGAATTCGCGCTCGGCGACGAGTACTACTGTCTCGACATCGACTACGTTGAGGAGATTGTCAAACGCGAGTCGGTCACCCGCGTTCCCAACACCGACGACTACGTCGAGGGCGTCGTTGACCTCCGGGGGCAGATTACGACGATCCTCAACCCCAAGGAGATGATGGATATCGAAAGCGACGGGTCGGAGAACCTCATCGTCGTCTTTGATGCAGGTGTGTTCGAGGAACAGGGCGCGATGGGCTGGATCGTCGACGAGGTCCGGCAGGTCGTGCCTGTCGCTGAATCCGAAGTGAACACCGCCCCAGTCGACGGCGATTACATCAACGGTGTCGTCGACCGCGACGGCGAAGACGAATTCGTCATCTGGATCGAACCCGACGACGTGCTCGGGAACGCAACCGCGGACGGCGAGGACTGACGCGCCGGTCGACAGTTGTCGCAGTATTTCTACTCGTTCTCTACCTCGCCGGTAAGATCCAATTCCTCGCTGACGAGGTCGACGGCATTCTGGACGGCACCCACCGTTCCAAGATAGCCCGCGCCGACAGTTGTCTTGAGCGCCAGCGCGGCCCGCCCGGTGAGAACAGAGGGACCGACCTTCGCCACGGCGTCGTCGCCGACCGAGACGAGCCACCCTGGCACGTTGAACTGGTACTGTGTCAGTCGGGGCTGGAACTCGCCGGAGCTACCCTGTAACCGCTCGACGAGTGTTCCAATGTTGTCGGCGGCGACGCGGGCCTCGCGGATGGCCGCCGCTGCGCTTGCTGGCACAGCCTCGCCGTCGCTGTCGACGACCCGAGCGGCGTCGCCGACGGCGAACGTCGACTCGCCGAGTCGGAGGTCCGCCCGGACGACGGGTCGGTCGGCGTCAAGCGCCGGCGACCCCTCGATACCGCCGGTCCAGACGAACTGGTCCATCGTCAGGTCCGAGCCGTCCGTGAGCGTAATGACATCGGCATCGGCCTCGGCCACACCGGTGCCGGTCCTGACTGTCACGCCGGCGTCGACCAGCGCGTCGTGGACGGCCGACTGGAACGACGCCGGGAACGCCGGCGCGACGGCGTCTTCCTGTTCGAGCAGGAGGACCTCGATATCGCTGTCCTCGCGCATCTCGGCCAGT
This region includes:
- a CDS encoding NAD(P)/FAD-dependent oxidoreductase, which encodes MRVAVLGAGYAGLTLARKLEQTLPDSVSLVVVDEQTEHLVQHELHRVVRRPSLAEEITVDLDDVLDCEIRQATVTDVDPDAGVATLDGSETLSYDVGAVCLGARTAFYGLPGVREHATPLKRLDDAHVIREQFHGLSDGDRVVVGGAGLSGVQVAGELAEMREDSDIEVLLLEQEDAVAPAFPASFQSAVHDALVDAGVTVRTGTGVAEADADVITLTDGSDLTMDQFVWTGGIEGSPALDADRPVVRADLRLGESTFAVGDAARVVDSDGEAVPASAAAAIREARVAADNIGTLVERLQGSSGEFQPRLTQYQFNVPGWLVSVGDDAVAKVGPSVLTGRAALALKTTVGAGYLGTVGAVQNAVDLVSEELDLTGEVENE
- a CDS encoding chemotaxis protein CheW is translated as MSDDERMDRAERIRQMREGNKAETTDDTAESDEASADGSGKQPDDEGETEATAGEAADAEPATAASDDASNEAAAADGQVANDGDTDTDSDSAATDQSDTDAMAAAQRAAEASAQMTPENVDAGVADQPTDDLSASASPMQGPTGVELPDQELIEEAMASDNTATTEGGARAAAIDDDATQTEELVRVLEFALGDEYYCLDIDYVEEIVKRESVTRVPNTDDYVEGVVDLRGQITTILNPKEMMDIESDGSENLIVVFDAGVFEEQGAMGWIVDEVRQVVPVAESEVNTAPVDGDYINGVVDRDGEDEFVIWIEPDDVLGNATADGED
- a CDS encoding glycoside hydrolase family 68 protein — encoded protein: MTNEALGEGRSGTKGRAGWTREQASRIERTDDTVAPIVYPPQTEQIPEVHIWDTWFLRNRDGTLATVDGYRVCFSLTAPSDLLPGKRHDVATIRCFYSDDGRNWHNAGPVFEEPLGQRQWAGSALYDDDGSVYLFYTAAGEEGAEDLTYTQRIVGAGGGSIDTADGFALSGPWTHHELLQPDGDRYEREDQSRRMIYTFRDPWFFEDPETGETWLLFEANTPVPEGSDVCGGDDALQEFNGSVGIARSPTGDPLAWELEDPLLDAVGVNQELERPHVVYRDGLYYLFISSHLHTFAPGLEGFDALYGFVAEDLRGDYVPLNESGLVATNPENAPFQSYSWMAFPHSDEVLVQSFFNYYDFDGETLDEIAHLSESEQMRRFGGSLGPALRLEVEGSRTRIIGSLGHWHIPLAGETLPLTDRELIRRGKHNDTSTGGYAARTEAERK
- a CDS encoding GH32 C-terminal domain-containing protein yields the protein MADSSRIGCLYVDACTDEQATAYDWCQEAVDGAERCALSSVEPTEYDVLWWHRDELFDERALADAPALAAYVRDGGTLLLTLSALPAVEPLGFEEVAPDATGWEEVPEPTGHLWQALYDDHPIHADYDTLRVHTRGAGVTIPYARYESIAPRSGDVLASTIRGDTDVVKQMAILSWEPGDGQVLGIGSSVAFAQPTHDVCQGNRETLIENALAFLAADERHPLTGRPKNVDTFGQLRERLDDDPSRPSYHVTPPANWLNDPNGLIHWNGRYHLFYQYNPAGPFHNTIHWGHAVSDDLVHWEDRPVALTPSPDGPDRDGCWSGCAVDNAGVPTVLYTGGRDKRQLPCIATAADDDLTAWDKDPDNPIIEELPAEPEVLRTEDWEGEFRDHCVWRENETWHQLIGAGIEGGGGAALLYESADLRNWEYQGPILAGDRDTAGTVWECPELLDFGDRQLLHISNYEDVVYFLGTYEDGEFDVDRRDKLDHGDFYAPQSMWTDDGRILTWGWLPEARDVSGQWDAGWSGAMSLPRELSLADDGGLCQRPAPELTELRGDNTSYDVVRLDAGDTEQLPVESRSFELRATVRLEDAEAVELSVLESPDGEERTPIRYSYESEIAVDRSASSTDPQATGDTQTMRVRPYDAPLSLRVFVDGSVVEVFANERHCLTSRVYPTREDATGISLSAEDGHATIASLDVWELDSVW
- a CDS encoding rod shape-determining protein; this translates as MSDEDADDDTGSESDAGVSSDGAAAVPVGVKLGSTRTVIALPGEHGTENQIIKTLTCMATYEDALTGEEKILYGEEAAREYPDRVEYMLRSGLPEDADRAEMTKTFFEAIIEEHDIPANSGVVYAIPTIDNPTGLENLQNVIENSSIGLDLVESYPESLCGSIPAFGDDLEAIDEIFVAVNMGSTNLEASAYRRGEQLSPFTTGAVTGNEVDRMIANYVEEETQGRVNIDNQTAREYKEEHADFVDFEPFTDIIQQPGGGSHEFTIERSVMDAVNEYLDDAVDELANTFLPELANDYMKVYQLALDRPIAITGGMACIPGIVDEFEERLSAELNRDIDVIAADEPDIAPTIGAQRIAARLVETN
- a CDS encoding FlaD/FlaE family flagellar protein encodes the protein MTINPRDYDLDELRKMARQRGNGMGDEDVPDPTDLDMGLDDADEEVLAGSSFRSGLYRELLPFLSGDAQEKPYLEALPETYAAEFVVFEWLEFLLMHSGYKGADEALDYYRSIDWLTEDVQDDLSDYLLGIDESATNDDNELSVDDHMLSLVYIAKLTAMT
- a CDS encoding ParA family protein produces the protein MMNRQSETGPARFCVTNAKGGTGKTTVAINVAGALNDRGRDVLFIDLDPQGNATEGVGLVEAYDADPPTLFDALTGDPSALGELICEGEEMDVIPSSIDMLQAEHELTIADLIARVNTQGGDIDQAALASFAINITPEMVTGSHALDTLDRALSTLDADYDYVIIDCPPFYGKLTDTGMYAAQNVLIPALTEATSERAIELLMDQMAAMERQTDASINTLGVVANRVETTSEDETMLEWFNMAFPDSPVWEVRKRVALQRAFSAGQSIFATEESCDMAAVFEDIAEELDEQFGFTDTEVPA